The following proteins are co-located in the Camelina sativa cultivar DH55 chromosome 12, Cs, whole genome shotgun sequence genome:
- the LOC104731637 gene encoding pentatricopeptide repeat-containing protein At4g19220, mitochondrial-like — MKTLLFRLFAKKKRGRGTPFSQRQVFGKFYDETPNSLLIICFNRRRETAGVLFVMVRYFTISQEKLRICCSGHIIYSLTHLIPRRNSLSGCYSSISKRKYGGHFTSSVSSPVTSIDYNMFDEMPERENRKLDSSFVFLRDVLRSSMMRTETETPRSVHCFALKCGFLLDLPVSSQLLTLYGRTGDLVSSLGLFGELKVKDVIVWNSMITALNQNCRYTAAVGLFVEMIQKGTEFDSTTFLLAASALSSLHLSRKCSMVHCLAVETGLVSDSSLCNALINLYAKGKDLSSAESVFAHMEHRDIVSWNTILTKCLANGHPRKSLKYFKSMSGLGQEAESVTFSCVISACGSLEDLPLGESFHGLVIKSGYSAEAHVSVANSIISMYSKCGDTKAAETVFEELLCKDVISWNSVLSGFAANGMFQEAFGILKEMQSVDKIQPDIATVVTITSICGDLCLSREGRAVHGYTVRRDMQSRALEVINSIIDMYGKCDLTSQAKLLFKRTTNRDLVSCNSMISAFAQNGFTQEAKNLFKEVVSEYSCSKFSLSTVLAILTSCDSSNSLIFGKSVHCWLQKLGFGDNILSANSVINMYIGCRDLTSAFLMLETISDTRDLTSWNSVIYGCASSGHHLDSLRAFQAMSREGKIRHDLITLLGTISASGNLGLILQGRCFHSLAIKSMREPDTQLQNTLITMYGRCKDIESAVKVFGLIFDPNLCSWNCVISALSQNKAGREVFQLFRNLKLEPNEITFVGLLSASTQLGSTRYGMQAHGHLIRRGFQANPFVSAALVDMYSSCGMLETGMKVFKNSGVKSISAWNSVISAYGFHGMGEKAMELFKELTSSNSGMEPNKSTFISLLSACSHSGFIDEGLRYYNQMEEKFGVKPVTEHWVCIVDMLGRAGKLREAXXXXXXXXXXXXAGVWGALLSACNYHGDTKLGKEVAEVLFEMEPDNASYYISLSNTYVGLGSWDEAVRLRKMVEDNNLKKLPGYSIIGAGVR; from the exons ACCCAATTCGTTATTGATAATATGCTTTAACCGGCGCCGGGAAACCGCCGGTGTGTTGTTTGTGATGGTAAGATATTTTACGATTTCCCAGGAAAAACTGAGAATTTGTTGCTCCGGTCATATAATCTACTCTCTTACGCACTTAATTCCTCGCCGGAATTCTCTTTCCGGCTGTTATTCTTCAATTAGTAAGAGAAAATATGGCGGACACTTCACGTCTTCTGTTTCGTCACCGGTTACTTCTATTGACTATAAcatgttcgacgaaatgcccgAGAGAGAGAACAGGAAGTTGGATTCGAGCTTTGTGTTCTTGCGAGATGTACTTAGATCCTCCATGATGAGAACAGAGACTGAGACTCCGAGGAGTGTCCATTGTTTTGCTTTGAAATGTGGTTTTCTACTAGATTTGCCTGTATCTTCACAGCTTCTGACGCTTTACGGTAGAACAGGGGACTTGGTGTCTTCTTTGGGTCTGTTTGGTGAACTGAAAGTCAAAGATGTGATTgtttggaacagtatgatcacTGCTCTGAATCAGAATTGTCGTTACACTGCAGCTGTTGGATTGTTCGTTGAGATGATTCAGAAGGGAACAGAGTTTGATTCGACGACGTTTTTACTTGCAGCTTCCGCGTTATCTAGTCTACATCTTTCGAGGAAATGTTCAATGGTTCATTGTTTGGCAGTTGAGACTGGTTTGGTTTCTGATTCTAGCTTGTGCAATGCATTGATTAATCTATATGCAAAAGGTAAAGATTTGAGCTCTGCAGAGAGTGTGTTCGCGCATATGGAGCATCGAGACATTGTTTCTTGGAACACGATCTTGACTAAATGTCTTGCAAATGGTCATCCGAGAAAATCATTGAAGTACTTCAAATCGATGAGTGGTTTAGGACAAGAAGCTGAGAGTGTGACTTTTTCATGCGTTATCTCTGCTTGTGGTTCTCTTGAGGACCTTCCTCTTGGCGAATCCTTCCACGGGTTGGTTATAAAATCAGGTTATAGCGCAGAAGCTCATGTCTCTGTGGCCAACTCGATCATTTCGATGTACTCAAAATGTGGAGACACAAAGGCTGCAGAAACTGTGTTTGAAGAGTTATTGTGCAAGGACGTGATTTCTTGGAATTCAGTCCTTAGTGGGTTTGCTGCAAACGGAATGTTTCAAGAAGCATTTGGTATTTTGAAGGAAATGCAATCAGTGGATAAGATTCAACCTGATATCGCCACTGTGGTTACAATAACTTCCATATGCGGTGATTTATGTTTGTCACGAGAGGGAAGAGCAGTTCATGGTTATACGGTTCGCAGGGATATGCAATCTAGAGCATTAGAGGTAATAAACAGTATTATTGATATGTACGGTAAATGTGACTTAACAAGTCAGGCTAAGTTGTTGTTCAAGAGAACAACAAATCGAGACTTGGTTTCGTGCAACTCAATGATATCTGCTTTTGCGCAAAACGGGTTTACACAAGAAGCTAAGAATCTGTTCAAGGAAGTTGTTAGTGAGTATTCTTGTTCAAAGTTTAGCTTGTCAACTGTGTTGGCAATTCTTACGTCTTGTGATTCCTCTAATTCTCTCATCTTTGGCAAATCAGTCCACTGTTGGCTGCAAAAGTTAGGGTTTGGGGATAATATCCTTTCGGCTAATTCAGTTATAAACATGTACATCGGTTGCAGAGACCTAACTTCAGCATTCCTGATGTTAGAGACGATATCCGATACAAGGGATCTCACATCTTGGAACTCTGTTATCTATGGCTGTGCATCAAGTGGTCACCATTTAGATTCATTGAGAGCGTTTCAAGCAATGAGTCGTGAAGGGAAAATTCGTCATGACTTGATTACTCTTCTGGGTACTATATCGGCTAGTGGAAACCTCGGACTAATCTTACAAGGAAGGTGCTTTCATAGTCTAGCTATTAAAAGTATGAGAGAACCTGACACCCAACTGCAGAACACATTGATAACCATGTATGGTAGATGTAAAGACATTGAGAGTGCAGTGAAGGTCTTTGGCTTGATCTTTGACCCTAACTTGTGTTCCTGGAACTGTGTGATATCAGCTTTGTCCCAGAACAAAGCAGGACGAGAAGTATTTCAACTCTTCAGAAACCTCAAGTTGGAGCCAAACGAGATCACATTTGTTGGTCTTCTGTCTGCCTCGACTCAGCTCGGGTCAACAAGGTATGGTATGCAGGCACACGGTCATCTCATTCGTCGTGGGTTTCAAGCTAACCCTTTTGTCAGTGCAGCACTTGTGGACATGTATAGTAGCTGCGGGATGTTAGAAACCGGCATGAAAGTGTTTAAAAATTCAGGGGTGAAATCAATTTCGGCTTGGAACTCGGTAATATCTGCATATGGATTCCATGGAATGGGAGAGAAGGCAATGGAGTTATTCAAGGAATTAACTAGTAGTAACTCAGGGATGGAACCAAACAAGAGCACTTTCATAAGCCTATTATCGGCTTGCAGCCACTCTGGGTTTATCGATGAAGGTCTAAGATATTACAACCAAATGGAGGAAAAATTTGGGGTGAAACCAGTTACCGAGCATTGGGTTTGCATTGTTGACATGCTTGGCCGGGCAGGGAAGCTAAGAGAAGC NNNNNNNNNNNNNNNNNNNNNNNNNNNNNNNNNNNAGGCAGGTGTATGGGGAGCTTTGTTGAGCGCTTGTAACTATCATGGGGACACAAAGTTGGGAAAAGAAGTTGCAGAAGTTTTGTTTGAAATGGAACCAGACAATGCATCTTACTATATCTCCTTATCTAATACTTACGTTGGGTTGGGAAGTTGGGATGAAGCTGTACGGCTACGGAAGATGGTGGAGGATAATAATTTGAAGAAGCTCCCTGGTTACAGTATTATTGGCGCTGGTGTTAGATAG